Genomic DNA from Nonomuraea rubra:
TCGTGGCGCTGGCGCTGCCGGGTCTGCTGTACGGTGGCATCGCCCTGACGAACCCGCTCGGCTGGGTGGAGATCTCCGAGACGAACGTGACCGAGGGATGGACGCGCGAGTCACGGGGCTCGGACGGCAGCGGCGACGCACCCTCGCTGTCCGCCGTCGACCTGCGCGCCATATACCCCGGCGCCGACCAGCCGCTCATGGTCATGGACAGCGTGTACAGCTCGCCCAGGCTACTTGTCTGCGTGGACGCCGCCTGTCGGGATGCCTCTTTGGTGTGGGCAAGGCGGGAGCGCGCCCGGGCGGATCCCGTTGATGCCAGCGTCCAGCTGGCTGACGGCCGCCTGGTCCTGACCACGTGGCTTGAGGACCCCAAGGTCCAGCACAGCCGCCTGGGGAACGCCGTCCGGCTCGGCCTGCTGATCTGCGACGGTAACGGGTGCCTGGTTCCGGCAGGGGGCAAACCGCTGTCCGAGCCCACCTTTCACCCATCTGGCAGCTCCGTGGCCCTTGCCGTACGCCCGAACGGCGGCCTGATCGTCGTGGAGACGCGCAAAAACGAGGGCCCGGCGGGCCAACCCGACCCCGAGTCGGAGACGGTTTCCTTCACATTCTGCGACGATCCGGCTTGTTCGCGACCCGAGCGGAGGATCTCCGCCGAACTCGAGTCGGTCTTCGACAACGGCAATTATCGCAGCTTGGCGGTGGCGGTCGGGGCGGATGACCGTCCGGTGGCCGCGCGGCTCAACTCCGAGAACGGTGCCCTGTCCATGATCACATGCGCTGATGCGGCCTGCACGAGGTCGCGCGTGACGACGGCCCAGCACGGCCGGGACATGGACCCCATGTACCAGAGCCGTGAACGCGGGGGTGTGTCCATGGCCATGCGTGCCGACGGGCGCCCGATCATCGTCCACCGCGACATCGGGGACGGCTCGGTCCAACTGCTCGACTGCCGCGACCGTGGCTGCGCCCAAATCGATCCGATCGCGCTGGCGGGCCCGTCTCACGCCAGCACGCTTCCCGCCGTGGTGACCGACGCCGTCGGGCGGGTGCTGGTGGCCTACCAGGACCCCGCCGCCCGCCAGATCATGCTGGCCGCCTGTTCCGACGGTCGGTGCGACAGCGCCGCCGTGGGCAGGATCCGTTACGGCCTCGGCGCCGGCCTGGCCATGACTCTGGACGGCCAGGGCAACCCGGTGATCGCCTGGACGGACGACAACGGGCTGCACTATGGCAGTGAATGGGCACTCAGGGTCACCACGGTACTCCAAACGCCACGTGGGTGACATCTGCCGGTGAGGCCAGGCACCGCCTGGGCGGTGATGGTGGTGCTCGGCAGTCTGCCGTCAGGCGGCCTACCGAGAGCGCCGCCGACCTGTACGGCGCCCATATCTCCGACATCCGCTTCAGCAGGGTGCACTGCGCCGTCGCCGGCTACAACGGCATCGTGTCTCCAACGCCTACGGGTGAACTTCCACGACATCACCTTCGGCGACACGGTAGGAGCTGGCTCCTTCGTCATCTTCACCAGGCTCGTCGGCGACAGCCACCTCCGCGGCGTCCGCGGCGGGAACACCCGCCGCCGCGTGATCTTCTTCGACGCCGACGTACGCACCTGCTCTGTGCGCGACTTCTACGTCGGCGCCACCCTCGGCGCCACCGCCGACAGCTCTGTGGCGCATCTCAACGCCGCTGCCCAGGAAGCCGTCTTCGTCACTGCCCTCAACGTCACGATCTCCGGGTTGGAAGTACGCGAGAGCGTGGGGTCGTTCGTGCTCAACGCGGCACCCGCTGCGGAAGGGCTGACTCTCACCGGCTCCCGCCTTACCGCCGCCGCCTTCCGCGTCAATGGCCCCAGAACTGTCATCCCACCACAACCGCTTCGACGTCTGGGGCGCCCTTTGGTTGCCCTGCGCCAGCCGCTTCGAAGGACCGGAGAACCAGTGCGTCGGCAACACCGTCGCCTGCACGGGCGAGCAGTGGCTCATCGTCACCAGCGGCGCCTTGGCGCTGATTGCCCTGAACACCTTCGACCCAGGCTCGAGGATAAGCTCGAGGGAGGCGACCTATACGCCGGCGCATGTTTCGGCAACTCCGGCCTGGACGGCATCGTCCCCAACCACCTGCCCATGGGCGGCGGCGCACTCCACGCGGACGGCGGCGGCCTCCTGTACGTCGAGGCCACCCAATTCACCTCCGACACCGACTGCACCGTGGGCGGCTCCCAGGACTGACCGGCGGACGACCTGAAGGAGGCTGGTAAAAATGAAGGCACTAACCGCTGGGACGTGCGTGGGGTGTGGGGAACGCTCCTGCTTCCCTTCGCCGGGGACGGCGCGATCGACTGGGGACGGCTCGGCGCCCAGATCGACGGGCTGGCCGCCAGCGGCGTGGACGGATCTACGCGCACGGGACCGCAGGCGAGTTCCATGCCCTCGAAGAGGACGAGTTCGACCAGGTCAACACGCTGCTAGCGGAACGCTGCAAGGCCGCGGGCCTGCAGTTCCAGATCGGCGGGTTGCATCCGGCCGTGGCCGTGATGCTCGGCCGGGTGCGCCGGGCCGCGGCGCTGGAGCCGGGTACGATCCAGATGATCCCTGCCGGACTGGGCGTCGCTCAACGACGACGAGGTGATCCGCTTCCTCACCGGCGCCGCTGAGGTCGCCAGGGGCGTGCCACTGGTGCTGCAAAATCCGCCGCACGCCAAGACGCAGGTGCCGCCCCGGCTTCTTGCCCGGGCCCTCCGCGAGGTGCCGCAGCTGATCGGCGTGAAGATGGCCGGCGGCGACCACGCCTGGTACGTGGAGATGACCGCCGCCGTGCCAAGACCGTCGATCTTCGTTCCCGGCCACCTCCTGGCCACCGGCCTGGCCCGCGGCGCCGATGGCAGCTACTCCAACATCGCCGCGATGTCGCCGAGAGGCGCCGTTGCCTGGTACCGGCTCATGACCACGGACCCGGCGGCGGTGCTGGACGTGGAACGGCGCATCGGCGAGTTCTTCCGGCTGCACATCACACCCTTGCAGGGGCCGGACTGTCCAACCCGGCTTGGTAATGTTCCTGGCCGCGGTCAGCGGCTGGGCCAGCATCGGAACGACGCTGCGCTGGCCAGCGTCCTCCGCTCCTGCCGACGAAGCTCCATCCATGCAGCTCAAGCAATATGTGAACGGTCGTGAAGGGTGCCGACGGGCCGATCTTGGTCGGCGTAGCCACCTGACCAGGTTCTCGATCATTGGCCGACGTCCCGATCGAAGGGTGACGTTGACCGCTGCGCGATTCCACGCGTTCGGTGGCCGTGCCCACGTCGTGGTGACGGGCGGGAGCCCGGTTCGTCGAGCCCGGAGGGTCGCCGAAACCGGGACCGAATGGGCGGCAGGTGCCGAAACTCGCCGGACGC
This window encodes:
- a CDS encoding dihydrodipicolinate synthase family protein; this translates as MIRFLTGAAEVARGVPLVLQNPPHAKTQVPPRLLARALREVPQLIGVKMAGGDHAWYVEMTAAVPRPSIFVPGHLLATGLARGADGSYSNIAAMSPRGAVAWYRLMTTDPAAVLDVERRIGEFFRLHITPLQGPDCPTRLGNVPGRGQRLGQHRNDAALASVLRSCRRSSIHAAQAICERS